In Rhodospirillum rubrum ATCC 11170, a genomic segment contains:
- a CDS encoding acyl-CoA dehydrogenase family protein — protein MNALPKAAAKAEASQRSLILPDLLYTCDRAYNTAAQALTQIRSNVAALVSVEDKIDGGLLEIHQHAAHGLAWFATYVEALGALLDWAHRLEAKGGLGELESLILQGAYSEYLHQIFGGLPMSQGEFARLADFGIEVRERGLLQTPYTTLLREHGFSAPVKARIAALIADGHFGDPGLEDETLTLVREQFRRFAEDKVVPHCHEWHLSDTLIPLDVIAQMAEMGVFGLTVAEEYGGLGMGKTAMCVVTEELSRAYIGVGSLGTRSEIAAELISLGGTEEQKRQWLPRLASGEILPTAVFTEPNTGSDLASLRSRAERDGDTYRVTGAKTWITHAARSDLMTLLVRTNPQEGGYKGLSMLLAEKPRGSDEDPFPAKGMAGGEIKVLGYRGMKEYELSFDGFEVPAANLLGSEEGQGFKQLMATFESARIQTAARAVGVAQNAMEVGLRYAQDRVQFGKPLYAFPRVHGKLAWMAVETMVARQLTYRAGREKDSGRRCDIEAGMAKLLAARVAWSNADNALQVHGGNGYAEEYPISRILCDARILNIFEGAAEIQAHVIARGLLSR, from the coding sequence ATGAACGCACTGCCCAAGGCAGCGGCCAAGGCCGAGGCTTCCCAGCGAAGCCTGATTCTGCCCGACCTGCTGTATACCTGCGACCGCGCCTATAACACCGCCGCCCAGGCCTTGACCCAGATCCGCAGCAATGTGGCGGCGCTGGTCTCGGTGGAGGACAAGATCGACGGCGGTCTGCTGGAGATCCACCAACACGCCGCCCATGGGCTGGCGTGGTTCGCCACCTATGTCGAGGCGCTCGGCGCCTTGCTGGACTGGGCCCACCGGCTGGAGGCCAAGGGCGGATTGGGCGAGTTGGAAAGCCTGATCCTTCAGGGCGCCTATTCCGAATACCTCCACCAGATCTTCGGCGGCCTGCCGATGAGCCAGGGGGAATTCGCCCGCCTCGCCGATTTCGGCATCGAGGTGCGCGAGCGCGGTCTGCTGCAAACCCCCTATACCACCTTGCTGCGCGAGCATGGCTTCAGCGCCCCGGTCAAGGCGCGCATCGCCGCCCTGATCGCCGATGGCCATTTCGGCGACCCCGGCCTGGAAGACGAGACCCTGACCCTGGTGCGCGAGCAGTTCCGCCGCTTCGCCGAAGACAAGGTCGTGCCCCATTGCCACGAATGGCACCTGAGCGACACCCTGATCCCGCTCGACGTCATCGCCCAGATGGCCGAGATGGGCGTCTTCGGCCTGACGGTGGCCGAGGAGTACGGCGGCTTGGGTATGGGCAAGACGGCGATGTGCGTGGTGACCGAGGAGTTGTCGCGCGCCTATATCGGCGTCGGCTCGCTGGGCACGCGCTCGGAAATCGCCGCCGAACTGATCAGCCTGGGCGGCACCGAGGAGCAAAAACGCCAGTGGCTGCCCCGGTTGGCCAGCGGCGAGATCCTGCCCACCGCCGTTTTCACCGAACCCAATACGGGCTCGGACCTCGCCTCGCTGCGCAGCCGGGCCGAACGCGACGGCGATACCTATCGCGTCACCGGGGCCAAGACCTGGATCACCCATGCCGCGCGCTCGGACCTGATGACCTTGCTGGTGCGGACCAATCCCCAGGAGGGCGGCTATAAGGGGTTGTCGATGCTGTTGGCGGAAAAGCCGCGCGGCAGCGATGAAGATCCCTTCCCGGCCAAGGGCATGGCCGGCGGCGAGATCAAGGTTCTCGGCTATCGCGGCATGAAGGAATACGAGCTGAGCTTCGATGGCTTCGAGGTTCCCGCGGCCAATCTGCTGGGCAGCGAGGAGGGCCAGGGCTTCAAGCAGCTGATGGCGACCTTTGAAAGCGCCCGCATCCAAACGGCGGCCCGCGCCGTCGGCGTCGCCCAGAACGCCATGGAGGTCGGGCTGCGCTACGCCCAGGACCGCGTGCAGTTCGGCAAACCGCTCTACGCCTTCCCGCGCGTTCACGGCAAGCTGGCCTGGATGGCGGTGGAAACCATGGTCGCCCGCCAATTGACCTATCGGGCGGGCCGCGAAAAGGACAGCGGCCGGCGCTGCGATATCGAAGCGGGCATGGCCAAGCTGCTGGCCGCCCGCGTCGCCTGGTCGAATGCCGACAACGCCCTGCAGGTGCATGGCGGCAATGGCTATGCCGAGGAATATCCGATCAGCCGCATTCTGTGCGACGCCCGCATCCTCAACATCTTCGAGGGCGCCGCCGAGATCCAGGCCCATGTGATCGCCAGGGGGCTTTTGAGCCGCTGA
- a CDS encoding helix-turn-helix domain-containing protein, producing the protein MSPLADSIRRGLEESLIYAKGETDGSGYAVHIPAPIDVRAIRAKLGMTQEQFAGRFGFSVNTLRHWEQGKRQPEGPSRAYLLVIDRAPDAVQNALGAV; encoded by the coding sequence ATGAGCCCCCTTGCCGACAGCATCCGTCGAGGTCTGGAAGAGTCCCTGATCTACGCCAAGGGCGAGACCGATGGCAGCGGGTACGCCGTCCACATCCCCGCCCCCATCGACGTGCGGGCGATCCGCGCCAAGCTGGGCATGACCCAAGAACAGTTCGCCGGTCGTTTTGGCTTCAGCGTCAACACCCTACGCCATTGGGAACAGGGCAAACGCCAGCCGGAAGGCCCGAGCCGCGCCTATCTTCTGGTCATTGACCGTGCGCCCGATGCCGTCCAGAACGCTTTGGGCGCCGTCTGA
- a CDS encoding NAD(P)H-dependent oxidoreductase, with product MHALIVVAHPDQTSLTHAVAQQVAQGLTAAAAGHSVELADLAAEGFDPRFTEADLAFFHKRADSPVDIAAEHARLDRADALVLVYPLYWWSFPALLKGWIDRVFTNGWAYEEEEGGKVIKKLRRLEVHLIAIGGADQRTIARHGYVDAMKTQIDHGIFGYCGPRVVTSDLMLASDPGFPRAHLDAAEVIGSRIFSSRS from the coding sequence ATGCATGCCCTTATCGTCGTTGCCCATCCCGACCAGACGTCCCTCACCCACGCCGTCGCCCAGCAGGTTGCGCAAGGGCTCACCGCCGCCGCCGCCGGACATTCCGTCGAACTCGCCGATTTGGCGGCGGAAGGCTTCGATCCCCGCTTCACCGAGGCAGACCTTGCCTTCTTCCACAAGCGGGCCGATTCCCCGGTCGACATCGCCGCCGAGCACGCCCGCCTGGACCGCGCCGACGCGCTGGTGCTGGTTTATCCCCTCTATTGGTGGTCCTTCCCCGCCCTGCTCAAGGGGTGGATCGACCGGGTGTTCACCAATGGATGGGCCTATGAGGAGGAGGAGGGTGGCAAGGTCATAAAGAAGCTGCGGCGCCTGGAGGTGCATTTGATCGCCATCGGTGGCGCCGATCAGCGGACAATCGCCCGGCATGGCTATGTTGACGCGATGAAAACTCAGATCGACCACGGTATATTCGGCTATTGCGGCCCGCGCGTCGTAACATCGGACTTGATGCTTGCCTCTGATCCCGGTTTCCCCCGCGCCCATCTGGACGCCGCGGAGGTCATCGGGAGCAGGATCTTTTCCTCCCGCTCGTGA
- a CDS encoding TetR/AcrR family transcriptional regulator: MSPSSDTTPRLRLSRADRTRQLLDVAWRLIGEEGTDALTLGRLAEAAGVSKPVVYDHFGTRNGLLAALYQDYDKRQTDLFDSALATSRPTAQDKAEVIASSYVDCVLTQGREIQAVLATLSGSPELAAIKRDYQKAFIDKCAATLAPFGGAQGLSAAGLWAMLGAAESLSEAAARGDLTKQQAQSELKRLILAMVDPGR; the protein is encoded by the coding sequence ATGTCCCCTTCTTCCGATACGACACCCCGCCTTCGCCTGTCCCGGGCAGACCGCACCCGGCAGCTTCTCGATGTGGCGTGGCGGCTGATCGGCGAGGAGGGGACGGACGCTTTGACCTTGGGGCGGCTGGCCGAAGCGGCGGGTGTCAGCAAGCCGGTGGTCTATGACCACTTCGGCACCCGCAACGGGCTGCTGGCCGCCCTCTATCAGGACTATGACAAACGCCAGACGGACCTGTTCGACTCGGCCCTCGCCACCAGCCGTCCGACAGCGCAAGACAAGGCCGAGGTCATCGCCTCAAGCTATGTCGACTGTGTCCTGACGCAGGGGCGGGAAATTCAGGCCGTGCTGGCCACGCTGAGCGGGTCGCCCGAATTGGCCGCGATAAAGCGGGACTATCAGAAAGCCTTCATCGACAAATGCGCGGCGACGCTTGCGCCCTTTGGCGGCGCACAGGGTCTTTCAGCGGCCGGTCTCTGGGCGATGCTGGGAGCAGCCGAGTCCCTTTCAGAAGCCGCCGCCCGGGGCGACCTCACCAAGCAACAGGCTCAAAGCGAACTGAAGCGGCTTATCCTGGCGATGGTCGACCCCGGCAGATAA
- a CDS encoding HigA family addiction module antitoxin: MTPKSSIIIEAVALPPLHPGEFLADELTEIGVSVSALARALDVPQSRMADIVAGKRSVTADTALRLAAYFGTSARLWLNLQAAYDLAITQAKEGAHIASVVRPRAA; this comes from the coding sequence ATGACGCCGAAATCGTCGATTATCATTGAGGCCGTGGCGCTGCCGCCCCTGCATCCGGGTGAATTTCTGGCCGATGAACTAACCGAGATCGGCGTATCGGTATCGGCGCTGGCGCGCGCCCTTGATGTACCCCAGAGCCGCATGGCCGATATCGTCGCCGGCAAGCGATCGGTTACCGCCGACACGGCTCTGCGCCTTGCCGCCTATTTCGGCACATCGGCCCGGCTGTGGCTGAACCTCCAGGCGGCTTACGACCTTGCGATCACCCAAGCCAAAGAAGGCGCCCATATCGCCTCCGTCGTCCGTCCCCGGGCGGCCTGA
- a CDS encoding type II toxin-antitoxin system RelE/ParE family toxin: MIKTAADKRTAKFLTGQRVSDFQAFERQAQRRVAILNEATCIEDLMKLPSNRFEALSGGRDGQFSIRINDQWRICFTFHEGDAYDAEIVDYH, translated from the coding sequence ATGATAAAAACCGCAGCCGACAAGCGCACGGCCAAGTTCCTTACCGGACAGCGGGTATCGGACTTCCAGGCTTTCGAGCGCCAAGCACAGCGACGGGTGGCCATCCTTAATGAAGCCACCTGTATCGAAGACCTGATGAAACTCCCGTCCAACCGCTTCGAGGCGCTAAGCGGGGGGCGCGACGGCCAGTTCAGCATCCGCATCAACGACCAATGGCGGATTTGCTTCACCTTCCACGAGGGAGATGCCTATGACGCCGAAATCGTCGATTATCATTGA
- a CDS encoding Lrp/AsnC family transcriptional regulator, producing the protein MPKSDLDATDRRILAALQRDGRLSNVELAQDVALSPSPCLRRVRRLEDEGVIRGYRADLDRLKVGLGLTVYMELKVGLHSRANAEGLAAALAAMPEVVSCAMVSGDADFVAEVVVPDLERYERFLTEHIQTLPMIASIRSNFALRTLKSAGPLPLPAA; encoded by the coding sequence ATGCCAAAAAGTGATCTTGATGCGACGGATAGGCGCATTCTGGCCGCCCTGCAGCGGGACGGCCGCCTGAGCAATGTCGAGCTTGCCCAAGACGTCGCCCTGTCGCCCTCGCCCTGCCTGCGCCGGGTTCGCCGCCTGGAGGACGAGGGCGTGATCCGGGGCTACCGGGCCGATCTTGATCGGCTGAAGGTCGGGCTGGGGTTAACGGTTTATATGGAACTGAAGGTCGGGCTGCATTCCCGGGCCAATGCCGAGGGACTGGCCGCGGCGCTGGCGGCCATGCCCGAGGTGGTATCCTGCGCCATGGTCTCGGGGGATGCGGATTTCGTCGCCGAGGTGGTGGTGCCCGATCTGGAACGCTATGAACGCTTCTTGACCGAGCATATCCAGACCCTGCCGATGATCGCCTCGATCCGCTCCAACTTCGCCCTGCGCACCCTGAAATCCGCCGGCCCCTTGCCTTTGCCCGCAGCGTGA
- a CDS encoding DMT family transporter → MSTPPPPPPSPSSSAATRLIGIGAALLTVLIWAGWIVATRHSVSTNLGPIDIGLLRYGVPALLLLPAWGRLGPLPRRLPAGLLAVMVIGSGAPFLLLGAMGMSLAPAGHAGALMPGTMPLWAGLIGITLMGERPGRLRLGGLVLIGLGALVLAFPVVAGGNGGLGEGVLLGAGALWAAYTHAFRRSGLSAPQAAGLVAVWSLALHLGLAAVAGTALLHLPLVDLLTQTLIQGVLSGFIAILCYGVAVRRLGATPAAAFSALVPVLAILGGWAFLGEAPTPSDLAGGTITGLGVLLATGIGPPLAARARPKA, encoded by the coding sequence ATGTCCACCCCGCCGCCCCCGCCGCCCTCCCCTTCGTCGTCCGCCGCCACCCGGCTGATCGGCATCGGCGCCGCCCTTCTCACCGTGTTGATCTGGGCCGGCTGGATCGTCGCCACCCGCCATTCGGTCAGCACCAACCTGGGCCCGATCGACATCGGCCTGCTGCGCTACGGCGTGCCGGCCCTGCTGCTGCTTCCGGCCTGGGGACGGCTGGGCCCCCTGCCCCGGCGCCTTCCCGCCGGCCTGCTGGCCGTGATGGTGATCGGATCGGGGGCGCCCTTCCTGCTGCTCGGCGCCATGGGCATGAGCCTTGCCCCGGCCGGCCATGCCGGGGCGCTGATGCCCGGCACCATGCCGCTCTGGGCCGGGCTGATCGGCATCACCCTGATGGGCGAGCGACCGGGCCGCCTGCGCCTGGGCGGTCTTGTCCTGATCGGCCTGGGCGCCCTGGTTCTGGCCTTTCCCGTCGTCGCCGGGGGGAACGGGGGCTTGGGCGAGGGAGTGTTGCTGGGCGCGGGGGCGTTATGGGCGGCCTATACCCATGCCTTCCGCCGCAGCGGTCTCAGCGCCCCCCAGGCGGCCGGGCTGGTCGCCGTGTGGTCGCTGGCCCTGCACCTGGGGCTGGCCGCCGTCGCCGGCACCGCCCTGCTTCACCTGCCCTTGGTCGATCTCCTGACGCAAACGCTGATCCAGGGGGTACTTTCCGGTTTTATCGCCATCCTCTGTTACGGCGTGGCCGTCCGCCGCCTGGGGGCGACGCCGGCCGCCGCCTTCAGCGCCCTGGTGCCGGTTCTGGCCATCCTGGGCGGCTGGGCGTTCTTGGGCGAAGCGCCGACGCCAAGCGATCTGGCGGGGGGGACGATCACCGGTCTGGGCGTGCTGCTCGCCACCGGCATCGGCCCGCCTTTGGCCGCAAGGGCGCGGCCAAAGGCCTGA
- a CDS encoding mechanosensitive ion channel domain-containing protein, with amino-acid sequence MPPPYPRSGPLWPVLGFFLLIADPASAQPAAFPSLSSAPTSEAAPPPALAAEDVETLGRVLDNPQARAALLDALRRSADPATAGAGDTPAAAPADPTVISDVANHLTATWTSLLSGLRVFESVPQIRAWLGQQTASGQKAAWLTFLWQATLALGAGIATGWLIHMLIERPKRRIDLAAEGLPPVGRWLLIPLRLLLTMLPVAALAIGVNLALPLIEATLPVRLVAGLAINTFVAARLVHHTAAIVLTPPTPALALVRFTPESGAYLYIWIRRMTNLAALGVFVVGTLEVLGLPVGTRELTAKLFGLVMLGLAVVLILQSRKTVASTIRLRILGLGKGSRTAKALGRLAEVWHVLALVYVCALFLTWFLDIPGGFRFATLATVETLLAIAGAGLAMRLSANLLERLFAISEDLQKRHPGLTLRANRYLSGLKTVVKGIITLVALVLVLQAWGANSIAWVTGPGARLIGAVSSIGFILLAGLVAWEVVINATERYLSNIDAHGQTIQRSQRVRTLIPLARTVIMIFLVVVVTLIVLSELGMNIGPLLAGAGVLGLAISFGAQKLVQDVITGAFCLIDDAISVGDVVQVAGHSGVVERLSIRSLRLRDESGSVHTIPFSSVDTVTNLTKDFSFYVMTIGVAYREDTDAVCALLTKVDEALRAKPEYAAEILAPLEILGVDSFGASSVNIKARIKTRPIKQWFVGREFNRMMKQAFDAAGIEIPFPHTTVYFGTDRQGAAPPVHLRIEGGPGGDRQDDGISLDKLRPADARQSSDRQ; translated from the coding sequence ATGCCCCCCCCTTATCCCCGCTCCGGCCCGCTTTGGCCTGTTCTTGGCTTTTTCCTGCTCATCGCCGATCCGGCTTCCGCGCAGCCGGCCGCCTTCCCCTCCCTGTCCTCGGCCCCGACCTCCGAAGCCGCTCCGCCGCCGGCCCTGGCGGCCGAGGATGTGGAAACCCTGGGGCGGGTGCTTGATAATCCCCAGGCCCGCGCCGCCCTGCTTGACGCCCTGCGCCGCTCGGCCGATCCGGCGACCGCCGGGGCCGGAGACACGCCGGCCGCCGCGCCCGCCGATCCCACGGTTATCTCCGATGTCGCCAACCACCTGACCGCGACCTGGACCTCGCTGCTTTCGGGCCTGCGGGTTTTCGAGAGCGTTCCGCAGATCCGGGCGTGGCTTGGCCAACAAACGGCCAGCGGGCAAAAAGCCGCGTGGCTGACCTTCCTGTGGCAAGCCACCCTGGCGCTCGGCGCCGGTATCGCCACGGGCTGGCTGATCCATATGCTGATCGAGCGGCCGAAACGCCGGATCGATCTGGCGGCGGAAGGCTTGCCACCGGTCGGGCGCTGGCTGCTGATTCCGCTGCGGCTGCTGTTGACCATGCTGCCGGTCGCCGCCCTGGCCATCGGCGTCAATCTGGCGCTGCCGCTGATCGAGGCGACGCTGCCGGTGCGTCTGGTCGCTGGCCTCGCCATCAATACCTTTGTCGCCGCCCGCCTTGTTCATCACACGGCGGCGATCGTGCTGACCCCGCCGACTCCGGCCCTGGCCCTGGTCCGCTTCACCCCGGAAAGCGGCGCCTATCTGTATATCTGGATCCGGCGGATGACCAATCTCGCCGCGCTGGGGGTTTTTGTCGTCGGAACGCTGGAGGTTCTCGGCCTGCCGGTCGGCACCCGCGAATTGACCGCCAAGCTGTTCGGCCTAGTCATGCTGGGTCTGGCCGTCGTGCTGATCTTGCAAAGCCGCAAAACCGTCGCCTCGACGATCCGCCTGCGCATCCTCGGCCTGGGCAAGGGCAGCCGCACCGCCAAGGCCCTGGGGCGCTTGGCCGAGGTCTGGCACGTGCTGGCCCTGGTCTATGTCTGCGCGCTGTTCCTGACTTGGTTCCTTGATATCCCCGGCGGCTTCCGTTTCGCCACCCTGGCCACCGTTGAGACCCTGCTCGCCATAGCCGGAGCCGGACTGGCGATGCGGCTATCGGCAAACCTGCTTGAGCGGTTGTTCGCGATCTCGGAAGATCTCCAGAAGCGCCATCCCGGCCTCACTCTGCGGGCCAACCGCTATCTTTCCGGCCTGAAGACGGTGGTGAAAGGGATCATCACCCTGGTCGCCCTGGTTCTGGTGCTCCAGGCCTGGGGCGCCAACAGCATCGCCTGGGTCACCGGCCCGGGGGCGCGGCTGATCGGCGCCGTCAGCTCGATCGGCTTCATCCTGCTCGCCGGACTGGTCGCCTGGGAGGTGGTGATCAACGCCACCGAACGCTACCTGAGCAACATCGACGCCCATGGTCAGACCATCCAGCGCAGCCAGCGCGTGCGTACGCTGATCCCCCTCGCCCGCACGGTGATCATGATTTTCCTGGTGGTGGTGGTGACGCTGATCGTGCTGTCGGAACTGGGCATGAACATCGGGCCGCTGCTGGCCGGTGCCGGCGTGCTCGGCCTCGCCATCAGCTTCGGTGCCCAGAAGCTGGTGCAAGATGTCATCACCGGCGCCTTCTGCCTGATCGACGACGCCATTTCCGTGGGCGACGTGGTTCAGGTCGCCGGACATAGCGGCGTGGTGGAACGGCTGTCGATCCGCTCGCTGCGCCTGCGCGACGAAAGCGGCAGCGTCCATACCATTCCCTTCAGCAGCGTCGACACCGTGACCAATCTGACCAAGGATTTCAGCTTCTACGTGATGACCATCGGCGTAGCCTATCGCGAGGACACCGATGCCGTCTGCGCCCTGCTGACCAAGGTCGACGAAGCCTTGCGGGCCAAGCCCGAGTATGCCGCCGAGATCCTCGCGCCGCTGGAAATTCTGGGCGTCGACAGCTTCGGCGCCTCGTCGGTCAACATCAAGGCGCGGATCAAGACGCGGCCGATCAAACAGTGGTTCGTCGGCCGCGAATTCAACCGCATGATGAAACAGGCCTTCGATGCCGCCGGCATCGAGATCCCGTTCCCCCATACCACCGTTTATTTCGGCACCGACCGTCAGGGCGCCGCACCGCCCGTTCACCTGAGGATCGAGGGTGGCCCCGGCGGCGACCGCCAGGACGACGGGATCTCGCTCGACAAACTCAGGCCGGCCGACGCTCGACAATCCAGCGATAGGCAATGA
- a CDS encoding phosphatase PAP2 family protein, whose protein sequence is MNAPLDRVRDRLGRVGTAVVGAAARHPAAWLLALVLGFVAFPGIDLGFSGLFYDGGRGFFPARGPFWGFMVKATPWLVYGSLIYLTLVWLGGRLVGLAFSGLDGRRLGFLYASLLFGPALLVNLIFKENWGRARPSQILEFGGQAHFTPAWMMADQCLSNCSFTSGHASLGYWTTALALLVPPPGRVWAMTAALAFGSAVGLSRIAVGGHFLSDTVFSGVFVIAINLIAYRWIVERRPA, encoded by the coding sequence ATGAACGCGCCGCTTGACCGGGTAAGGGACCGGCTGGGGCGCGTCGGAACGGCGGTGGTTGGGGCGGCCGCCCGCCACCCGGCGGCTTGGCTGCTCGCCCTAGTGCTGGGGTTCGTGGCCTTTCCCGGGATCGATCTGGGCTTTTCCGGGCTGTTTTATGACGGGGGGCGCGGCTTCTTTCCGGCGCGCGGTCCGTTCTGGGGCTTCATGGTCAAAGCGACGCCCTGGCTTGTCTATGGGTCTTTGATCTATCTGACCCTGGTCTGGCTGGGCGGGCGGCTGGTCGGTCTGGCCTTTAGCGGTCTTGATGGCCGTCGCCTTGGCTTCCTTTACGCTTCGCTGCTGTTCGGCCCGGCGCTGCTGGTCAACCTGATCTTCAAGGAAAATTGGGGACGGGCGCGGCCCAGCCAGATCCTTGAATTCGGTGGTCAGGCCCATTTTACTCCGGCCTGGATGATGGCCGACCAATGTCTGTCGAACTGCTCGTTCACCTCGGGTCACGCCTCGCTTGGCTATTGGACGACGGCGCTGGCCCTGCTGGTGCCGCCGCCCGGCCGGGTGTGGGCGATGACCGCCGCCCTGGCCTTCGGCAGCGCGGTTGGTCTGTCGCGCATCGCCGTCGGCGGCCATTTCCTGTCGGACACGGTGTTTTCCGGGGTCTTCGTCATCGCCATCAATCTCATTGCCTATCGCTGGATTGTCGAGCGTCGGCCGGCCTGA
- a CDS encoding glycosyltransferase family 39 protein: MDAPWIQCATGTADRGRALLYSRWVGLAVLCLLCLVRLLLSAGGTIPPHPDEAMLWAAGQPLGAVLGGDHPLVSLILSASVELLGNTVFALRAPGVIALGLASIAVWRLAGLLYDARVAFWAAVVFATLPVVSYASAIAGTAGFLPLFWAVALHGLLRGLKSDSLVWWLVLGTAFGLGLLTDGAMALLVPCFLLYGLLSPEYHALWRRRGLWLALGLGLAIAAPAFWAGLLHADLTPQPTPAAGFAFLVAQVAVFGPIPATVLAWVALHPGGGAMIGGYGPGDERRAADERARRGYRIRFFLSFSLPVVALATLAAAMGGALPAEAAAVAYVGGAILVASWLLTTPLRRGLLRLCVALHILGALLFFNLDGLLRDSGLRPPAGLDPFADLRGMDRVAVWGGELAARYPGVPMIFDDPGILASLRFQSHPRSTVMVLASALGGADAIGLGPAPNGILVITRAPTGPDTPTPDTPAADTSNDEGGRDAGFVDIEAVPGRWISLRARFLPPAGEQP, translated from the coding sequence ATGGACGCTCCCTGGATCCAATGCGCCACGGGAACGGCCGATCGCGGCCGGGCGCTGTTGTATTCCCGCTGGGTCGGGCTGGCGGTGCTCTGCCTGCTGTGCCTCGTCCGCCTGTTGCTGAGCGCCGGCGGCACCATCCCCCCCCATCCCGACGAAGCGATGCTCTGGGCCGCCGGTCAGCCGTTGGGGGCCGTCCTGGGCGGCGACCACCCTTTGGTTTCGCTGATCCTGTCGGCCAGCGTCGAGCTTCTGGGCAATACGGTTTTCGCCCTGCGCGCCCCCGGGGTGATCGCCCTTGGCCTTGCCAGCATCGCCGTCTGGCGGCTGGCCGGGCTGCTCTATGACGCCCGGGTGGCTTTTTGGGCCGCCGTGGTCTTCGCCACCCTGCCGGTGGTCTCCTATGCCTCGGCCATCGCCGGAACGGCGGGGTTCCTGCCGCTGTTCTGGGCGGTGGCCCTGCATGGGCTGCTGCGCGGCCTGAAGAGCGATTCCCTGGTTTGGTGGCTTGTTTTGGGCACGGCCTTCGGGCTTGGCCTGTTGACCGACGGGGCGATGGCGCTTTTGGTGCCGTGCTTCCTGCTCTATGGCCTGCTGTCGCCCGAATACCATGCCCTGTGGCGGCGCCGGGGCCTGTGGCTGGCTTTGGGTCTGGGCTTGGCGATCGCCGCCCCCGCCTTTTGGGCCGGTCTTCTGCACGCCGATCTCACCCCCCAGCCGACGCCGGCGGCGGGCTTCGCCTTCCTGGTGGCCCAGGTCGCGGTTTTCGGGCCAATTCCGGCCACCGTGCTGGCCTGGGTGGCGCTGCATCCCGGCGGCGGGGCGATGATCGGCGGATACGGGCCCGGTGACGAGCGCCGCGCCGCCGACGAGCGGGCGCGGCGCGGCTATCGCATCCGGTTCTTTCTGTCGTTCAGCCTGCCGGTGGTGGCCCTGGCCACCCTCGCCGCGGCGATGGGCGGCGCCCTGCCGGCGGAGGCGGCGGCGGTGGCCTATGTCGGCGGCGCCATCCTGGTGGCCTCGTGGCTGCTGACGACGCCGTTGCGTCGCGGCCTGCTGCGGCTTTGCGTGGCGCTGCATATCCTGGGCGCCCTGCTGTTCTTCAATCTGGATGGCCTGCTGCGCGACAGCGGCCTGCGCCCGCCCGCGGGGCTTGACCCCTTCGCCGATCTGCGCGGCATGGACCGGGTGGCGGTTTGGGGCGGTGAACTGGCGGCGCGCTATCCCGGGGTGCCGATGATCTTCGATGACCCGGGCATTCTGGCCAGCCTGCGCTTCCAGAGCCATCCCCGCTCCACCGTCATGGTGCTGGCCAGCGCTCTGGGCGGAGCGGATGCCATCGGTTTGGGACCGGCGCCCAACGGCATTCTGGTGATCACCCGCGCCCCGACCGGGCCCGATACGCCCACTCCCGATACGCCCGCCGCCGATACTTCCAATGACGAGGGCGGGCGCGATGCCGGCTTCGTTGATATCGAAGCCGTTCCCGGGCGGTGGATATCGCTGCGCGCGCGCTTTCTGCCGCCCGCCGGAGAGCAACCATGA